The Leeia aquatica genome has a window encoding:
- the pnuC gene encoding nicotinamide riboside transporter PnuC: MRFSAPAADTSGKPMSPLEIAANLLYLVSVWLAAQNRVHTWWTGIIACALFATLFYQSQLYADVVLQGFFIVTSLWGWWQWRGGIQRVEPPIRRVPIRMMLMLAVFAGGVTYGYGMILHRYTNAYAPFWDSAILALSVLGQFLLMARRVESWLCWILVNTIAIPVYASRGLQLTAAVYVLFWFNAWYGGWRWHRQAER; encoded by the coding sequence GTGCGCTTTTCAGCACCAGCAGCTGACACCTCTGGAAAACCCATGTCACCTCTCGAAATAGCCGCTAATCTTTTATATCTGGTCTCCGTGTGGCTGGCGGCCCAAAACCGGGTGCATACCTGGTGGACGGGCATTATCGCCTGTGCCCTGTTTGCCACCCTGTTCTATCAAAGCCAGCTTTATGCAGATGTTGTATTGCAAGGGTTCTTCATTGTCACCAGTCTGTGGGGCTGGTGGCAGTGGCGCGGTGGGATCCAGCGCGTCGAACCGCCAATACGTCGAGTACCGATCCGGATGATGCTGATGCTGGCCGTGTTTGCCGGGGGGGTCACCTATGGATATGGCATGATTTTGCACCGCTATACCAATGCCTATGCCCCATTTTGGGACTCAGCCATCCTGGCGCTGAGTGTCCTGGGTCAGTTCTTGCTGATGGCTCGGCGGGTGGAAAGCTGGTTATGCTGGATTCTGGTGAATACCATCGCGATCCCGGTTTATGCGTCACGGGGTTTGCAGTTGACTGCCGCTGTGTATGTCCTCTTCTGGTTCAATGCATGGTATGGCGGCTGGCGCTGGCATCGGCAGGCTGAGCGGTGA
- a CDS encoding nuclear transport factor 2 family protein, which translates to MLLELLRAQEIELHQAAVRHDPARLQALLHPAFEEFGRSGTVYSRDSIVAALLAESEGPAIWSQDYALTPLGDALAQLTYRSANLDASGRLSRFTLRSSLWQHTAAGWQMRFHQGTPTRRFAKAKHLR; encoded by the coding sequence ATGCTTCTCGAACTGCTACGTGCTCAGGAAATAGAACTACATCAAGCGGCGGTTCGCCATGACCCGGCACGGCTACAAGCGCTGCTACACCCGGCGTTTGAGGAGTTTGGCCGGTCTGGCACCGTGTACAGCCGCGACAGCATCGTCGCCGCCTTGCTGGCGGAAAGCGAAGGCCCTGCCATCTGGTCGCAAGACTATGCACTGACCCCACTGGGCGATGCGTTAGCGCAGTTGACCTACCGTTCCGCCAACCTGGATGCATCTGGCCGCCTCAGCCGCTTCACCCTGCGCAGCTCACTCTGGCAGCACACGGCTGCGGGTTGGCAGATGCGCTTCCACCAAGGTACGCCCACCCGGCGCTTTGCCAAGGCCAAGCACCTCCGATAG
- a CDS encoding GNAT family N-acetyltransferase encodes MMSFILRDIHTELTTPRLRLRVPRAGDGAMVHAAVVETLDLLRQWPASLPWAQAEPSVAVSESWCRLSAAWFMQRTTLNYLVFDTAGELVASIGLHDIDWAVPSFEIGYWGRKGYQGQGLMREAVGALVRYAFEQLGARRVCAWVDEANVASRRLCEAIGMQLEGILRHERITPDGQLRNSCVYAAVV; translated from the coding sequence ATGATGAGCTTCATACTGCGAGACATACACACGGAACTGACCACCCCTCGCCTGCGGTTGCGGGTGCCTCGTGCTGGCGATGGTGCCATGGTCCATGCGGCCGTGGTGGAGACGCTGGACCTGCTGCGGCAATGGCCCGCCTCCCTGCCGTGGGCGCAGGCTGAGCCCTCGGTCGCGGTGTCTGAGAGCTGGTGCCGTTTGAGCGCGGCCTGGTTCATGCAACGTACCACGCTGAATTATCTGGTTTTCGACACCGCCGGTGAACTGGTGGCCAGCATCGGCCTGCATGATATTGACTGGGCCGTTCCCAGCTTTGAGATTGGCTATTGGGGCCGAAAAGGCTATCAGGGGCAGGGCTTGATGCGTGAAGCGGTCGGGGCTTTAGTACGCTATGCCTTTGAACAGCTGGGTGCGCGCCGGGTGTGCGCCTGGGTTGATGAGGCGAATGTCGCCAGTCGCCGTCTGTGCGAGGCCATCGGCATGCAGCTCGAAGGCATACTGCGCCACGAGCGCATCACGCCGGATGGTCAACTGCGCAATAGCTGCGTTTACGCCGCTGTGGTCTGA
- a CDS encoding GNAT family N-acetyltransferase, which yields MMTAILRQAQQNDADALTRLAKKGKAHWPYPTHWLAAWDEALTLRPEQIAANYFVLERQVDVGSEIIAFTGLETFEGRWYIEHCWVDPAYHGGGHGKRLVQHALMVATSMGLKVVWVESDPNAQAFYEKLGAVLDHWADRPVCGEARQLPVLRFQL from the coding sequence ATGATGACAGCAATACTGCGCCAGGCACAGCAAAATGATGCGGATGCTTTGACAAGGCTAGCCAAGAAAGGCAAGGCGCATTGGCCCTACCCTACGCATTGGCTGGCGGCTTGGGATGAAGCATTGACGCTGCGACCCGAGCAGATTGCGGCAAACTACTTTGTCCTGGAGCGGCAGGTGGATGTGGGTAGCGAAATTATTGCGTTCACCGGTTTGGAGACCTTTGAAGGGCGATGGTATATCGAACACTGTTGGGTTGACCCCGCTTACCATGGTGGTGGTCACGGCAAGCGATTGGTTCAACACGCCCTCATGGTTGCAACCAGCATGGGACTGAAAGTGGTCTGGGTGGAATCAGACCCGAATGCACAGGCTTTTTATGAAAAGCTCGGCGCGGTGTTGGATCATTGGGCTGATCGGCCAGTTTGCGGTGAGGCCCGCCAGCTCCCAGTATTACGTTTTCAATTGTGA
- a CDS encoding helix-turn-helix transcriptional regulator yields MRRADRLMQILLLLRGRRCTTAQQLAEWLEVSDRTIYRDIRDLMSSGAPIDGEAGVGYRLRKGFELPPLLFTPDEVRALHLGARMVAGWADREARQAAQAAMTKLETTLPTALVQTLQANPSYVAGQRPYPLERLAPVREAILQRHKLLLSYVREDGLLTERVVWPLGLFFWGDRWTLAAWCELRQAMRHFRIDRLQQWRVLEEVYPQQEGRTLQDYFSYLTTLDASGC; encoded by the coding sequence ATGAGGCGGGCTGACCGGCTGATGCAGATTTTGCTGCTGCTGCGCGGGCGGCGCTGTACCACCGCGCAGCAGCTGGCGGAATGGCTGGAGGTGTCCGACCGCACCATCTACCGCGATATCCGTGACCTGATGAGCAGTGGCGCACCGATTGATGGCGAAGCCGGGGTGGGCTACCGGCTGCGCAAGGGGTTTGAATTGCCGCCACTGCTGTTCACCCCGGACGAAGTACGCGCCTTGCACCTCGGCGCGCGCATGGTGGCGGGCTGGGCGGACCGGGAGGCCCGGCAGGCGGCCCAGGCGGCGATGACCAAGCTGGAAACCACCTTGCCCACTGCACTGGTGCAAACGCTGCAGGCCAACCCCTCCTATGTGGCCGGCCAGCGCCCCTATCCGCTGGAGCGGCTGGCCCCGGTGCGGGAAGCCATCTTGCAGCGTCACAAACTGCTGCTTAGCTATGTGCGTGAGGATGGCCTGCTGACCGAGCGGGTGGTGTGGCCGCTGGGCCTGTTCTTCTGGGGCGACCGCTGGACGCTGGCGGCCTGGTGCGAGCTGCGCCAGGCCATGCGGCATTTCCGTATCGACCGTCTGCAGCAGTGGCGGGTGTTGGAGGAAGTGTATCCACAGCAGGAAGGGCGAACGCTGCAGGATTACTTCAGCTACCTGACGACGCTGGACGCGTCAGGCTGTTAA
- a CDS encoding DUF1801 domain-containing protein, which yields MITPPSAAVLDWLARWPEPCATLLLQLRVQLLDAQPLQERLNLGWQGLAFHHATAGYVCGLFPQRDGAVHLLFEHGVELHDPQQRLLGDGKRCRHLRFETTDDVAGDELLGWLAEAVAIGQARKRR from the coding sequence GTGATCACCCCACCGTCCGCCGCCGTGCTGGACTGGCTGGCACGCTGGCCGGAGCCGTGCGCGACACTGCTGCTGCAGCTGCGGGTGCAGTTGCTTGACGCCCAGCCTTTGCAGGAGCGCCTGAATCTGGGCTGGCAAGGGCTGGCTTTTCATCATGCCACCGCAGGCTATGTCTGCGGCCTGTTCCCGCAACGGGACGGTGCGGTTCACCTGCTGTTCGAGCATGGGGTTGAGCTGCATGATCCGCAGCAACGCTTGCTGGGAGACGGTAAGCGTTGTCGCCACTTGCGCTTTGAGACGACGGACGATGTCGCAGGCGATGAGCTGCTGGGCTGGCTGGCCGAGGCGGTAGCCATCGGACAGGCCAGGAAGCGCCGATGA
- a CDS encoding acetaldehyde dehydrogenase family protein, with protein MTAATAACLEQVWFRTHPDVDADTVLAAVHAMQADVARLPGFRHRQLARAEDGRWLDSILWQDAASAQAAMQAVMQLPSCGAFFALIEADSIDMQHLQSHPL; from the coding sequence ATGACCGCTGCCACTGCCGCCTGCCTTGAGCAAGTGTGGTTTCGTACCCACCCCGACGTTGACGCCGACACTGTGCTCGCTGCCGTACATGCCATGCAAGCCGATGTCGCCCGCCTGCCGGGCTTTCGCCATCGCCAGCTGGCCCGCGCGGAGGATGGCCGCTGGCTGGATTCGATTCTGTGGCAGGATGCTGCCAGCGCGCAGGCTGCCATGCAGGCGGTGATGCAACTACCCAGTTGTGGTGCATTTTTTGCACTGATCGAGGCAGACAGTATCGACATGCAGCATTTACAGAGCCACCCACTGTGA
- a CDS encoding PilT/PilU family type 4a pilus ATPase, protein MERDQATKFMHDLLKLMVAKNASDLFITTDFPPALKIDGKVTPVSNQALSQQHTKELARAVMNDRQAEEFEASNECNFAISPPQIGRFRVNAFVQQAKVGLVFRTINTKIPSLDELKLPTVLKDIAMTKRGLVIFVGGTGSGKSTSLAAMIGFRNENSFGHIITIEDPIEYVHEHRSCIITQREVGVDTDSWGAALKNTLRQAPDVILIGEIRDRDTMDYAIAFAETGHLCMATLHANSANQALDRVINFFPEERRAQLLMDLSLNLKAFVSQRLLPIKGTKGRVPAVEIMLNSPLIADLIFKGDVHEIKEIMSKSRELGMQTFDQALFDLYEGGYISYEDALRNADSVNDLRLRIKLHGQEAKSRDILSGLDHLDIV, encoded by the coding sequence ATGGAGCGCGATCAGGCTACCAAATTCATGCACGACCTGCTCAAGCTGATGGTCGCCAAGAATGCATCTGATTTGTTCATTACGACAGACTTCCCCCCGGCGCTGAAGATCGACGGCAAGGTGACGCCAGTCTCGAATCAGGCGCTGTCGCAGCAGCACACCAAGGAATTGGCGCGGGCGGTGATGAATGACCGTCAGGCCGAAGAGTTTGAAGCATCCAACGAGTGTAATTTCGCCATCAGCCCGCCGCAGATTGGCCGCTTCCGGGTGAACGCCTTTGTGCAGCAGGCCAAGGTCGGGCTGGTGTTCCGGACCATCAATACCAAGATCCCGTCGCTGGATGAGCTGAAGCTGCCTACCGTGCTGAAAGACATTGCCATGACCAAGCGCGGTCTGGTGATCTTTGTCGGCGGTACCGGTTCCGGCAAATCGACTTCGCTGGCGGCGATGATCGGCTTCCGCAATGAAAACTCTTTCGGCCACATCATCACCATCGAAGACCCGATCGAGTACGTGCACGAGCACCGGAGCTGCATCATTACCCAGCGAGAAGTCGGGGTCGATACCGACAGCTGGGGTGCCGCGCTGAAGAACACCCTGCGGCAGGCGCCGGACGTGATCCTGATCGGGGAAATTCGTGACCGCGACACCATGGATTACGCCATTGCCTTTGCCGAAACCGGTCACTTGTGCATGGCCACCCTGCACGCCAACTCGGCCAACCAGGCGCTGGACCGGGTGATCAACTTCTTCCCGGAAGAGCGGCGTGCCCAGCTGCTGATGGACTTGTCGCTGAACCTGAAAGCCTTTGTGTCGCAGCGTCTGTTGCCGATCAAGGGCACCAAGGGGCGGGTGCCTGCGGTAGAAATCATGCTCAATTCGCCGCTGATTGCGGACCTGATCTTCAAGGGCGATGTGCACGAGATCAAGGAAATCATGTCCAAGAGCCGCGAGCTGGGCATGCAGACCTTCGACCAGGCGCTGTTCGATCTCTACGAAGGTGGCTATATCAGCTACGAGGATGCCTTGCGTAATGCCGACTCAGTGAACGACCTGCGTCTGCGCATCAAGCTGCACGGGCAGGAAGCCAAGAGCCGGGACATTCTCTCCGGGCTGGATCACCTCGACATCGTTTGA
- a CDS encoding type IV pilus twitching motility protein PilT, whose product MEIAELLAFSVKNKASDLHLSSGLPPMIRVHGDVRRINLPPLEHKDVHDMVYDIMNDGQRKVYEETLECDFSFEIPNLARFRVNAFVQNRGAAAVFRTIPSKVLTLEELNAPVIFKEISNQPRGIVLVTGPTGSGKSTTLAGMVNHINENEYGHILTVEDPIEFVHESKKCLINQREVGPHTLSFNNALRSALREDPDVILVGEMRDLETIRLALTAAETGHLVFGTLHTSSAAKTIDRIVDVFPAAEKDMVRAMLSESLRAVISQTLLKTKDGTGRVAAHEIMIGTPAIRNLIRENKIAQMYSSIQTGQGVGMQTLDQCLQELVRRNIVSSAEAKVRAANKDLFQ is encoded by the coding sequence ATGGAAATCGCTGAGCTGCTGGCGTTTTCAGTAAAGAACAAGGCGTCCGATTTGCACTTGTCCTCCGGGCTGCCGCCAATGATCCGGGTGCATGGTGACGTACGGCGTATCAACCTGCCGCCGCTGGAGCACAAAGACGTACACGACATGGTGTACGACATCATGAATGATGGCCAGCGCAAGGTGTATGAAGAAACGCTGGAGTGCGACTTCTCGTTTGAAATCCCCAATCTGGCGCGTTTCCGGGTGAATGCCTTTGTGCAGAACCGGGGCGCTGCCGCCGTGTTCCGTACCATTCCCAGTAAGGTGCTGACGCTGGAGGAGCTGAATGCGCCGGTGATCTTCAAGGAAATCTCCAATCAGCCGCGCGGCATTGTGCTGGTCACCGGGCCGACCGGTTCCGGCAAGTCCACCACGCTGGCCGGCATGGTCAACCATATCAACGAAAACGAGTACGGCCACATCCTGACGGTGGAAGACCCGATCGAATTCGTGCACGAATCGAAGAAGTGCCTGATCAACCAGCGTGAAGTCGGGCCGCATACGCTCTCCTTCAACAACGCGCTGCGTTCGGCGCTGCGGGAAGACCCGGATGTGATTCTGGTGGGCGAAATGCGTGACCTGGAAACCATCCGGCTGGCGTTGACCGCCGCCGAAACCGGTCACCTGGTATTTGGTACCCTGCACACCAGCTCGGCGGCCAAGACCATCGACCGGATTGTTGACGTGTTCCCGGCAGCAGAAAAGGACATGGTGCGTGCCATGTTGTCCGAATCGCTGCGGGCGGTGATTTCGCAGACCCTGCTCAAGACCAAGGACGGCACGGGCCGGGTGGCGGCGCACGAAATCATGATCGGTACCCCGGCGATCCGGAACCTGATCCGTGAGAACAAGATTGCCCAGATGTACTCCTCCATCCAGACCGGCCAGGGCGTCGGCATGCAGACGCTGGATCAGTGTCTGCAGGAGCTGGTGCGTCGCAATATCGTGAGCAGTGCCGAAGCCAAGGTGCGCGCCGCCAACAAGGATCTGTTCCAGTAA
- a CDS encoding YggS family pyridoxal phosphate-dependent enzyme, producing the protein MMSSISSALQGVLQQIRQTALAAGREPDSVQLLAVSKTFPAEAIREAWAAGQTAFGENYVQELLDKAHILTDLPVQWHFIGPLQSNKTRPVAEIAHWVHSVDRLKIAERLSAQRPAQMPPLNICLQVNISGEDSKSGVTPSELPALAAAVARLPRLVLRGLMCIPAPTTDPLQQQAAFAALRELYEQLLVDGLALDTLSMGMSADMVAAIREGATMVRVGTAIFGHRHYPGNPA; encoded by the coding sequence ATTATGAGTTCAATATCCAGCGCCTTGCAAGGCGTGCTCCAGCAGATCCGGCAAACGGCGCTTGCCGCCGGGCGTGAGCCTGACAGCGTGCAATTGCTGGCCGTCAGCAAAACCTTTCCGGCCGAAGCGATCCGGGAAGCCTGGGCCGCCGGGCAAACGGCGTTTGGCGAAAACTATGTGCAGGAACTTCTGGACAAGGCCCATATTCTAACGGATTTGCCAGTACAATGGCATTTCATCGGGCCGTTACAGAGCAACAAGACGCGCCCCGTTGCCGAAATTGCACACTGGGTTCATAGCGTAGACCGGCTGAAGATTGCCGAGCGCCTGTCCGCCCAACGGCCCGCACAGATGCCGCCCTTGAATATCTGCCTGCAGGTCAACATCAGCGGGGAGGACAGCAAGAGCGGCGTGACGCCGTCGGAGCTGCCCGCGCTGGCCGCAGCGGTGGCGCGCTTGCCACGTCTGGTCTTGCGTGGGCTGATGTGTATTCCAGCCCCGACGACGGACCCGCTACAGCAGCAGGCCGCGTTTGCTGCCCTGCGAGAGCTTTATGAGCAGCTGCTGGTGGACGGGCTGGCGCTGGACACCCTGTCGATGGGCATGTCTGCCGACATGGTGGCCGCAATTCGGGAAGGGGCGACCATGGTGCGCGTCGGAACGGCCATTTTCGGTCACCGTCATTACCCGGGGAATCCTGCATGA
- the proC gene encoding pyrroline-5-carboxylate reductase: MRITFIGGGNMAAALIAGLHQQGHPDLQLHVVDRNEDKCRRFAEQHGASWSLSVSEADLQADVVVLAIKPQGMAALAEQIRPWLHQQLLISVAAGIRTSTLSQWLGDYRQLVWVMPNTPAQIQRGVSGVYAMPEVQQTQRTLVDQLLAAVGTTVWLDDENRMDALTAISGCGPAYVFLMVEALAEAARKLGFSDADASQLAGRTFEGAIALLAHSGEDPASLRQKVTSKKGVTEQGILSLQADGLAEIVCRAAERAQARSVEMGALLSQGAQA, translated from the coding sequence ATGCGCATTACCTTTATCGGCGGCGGCAATATGGCCGCAGCCCTGATTGCCGGCCTGCACCAGCAGGGCCATCCTGACCTGCAACTGCATGTGGTCGATCGAAATGAAGACAAATGCCGCCGCTTTGCTGAACAGCACGGTGCCAGCTGGTCGCTGAGTGTCAGTGAGGCCGACCTGCAGGCCGATGTGGTGGTACTGGCCATCAAACCGCAAGGCATGGCGGCACTCGCCGAGCAGATTCGCCCCTGGCTGCATCAGCAGCTGCTGATCTCGGTGGCGGCGGGCATCCGTACCAGCACACTCAGCCAATGGTTGGGCGACTACCGCCAGCTGGTGTGGGTGATGCCGAACACGCCAGCCCAGATTCAACGTGGGGTTTCCGGTGTATACGCCATGCCGGAAGTACAGCAGACACAACGCACCCTGGTGGATCAACTCCTCGCTGCCGTAGGAACGACCGTGTGGCTGGATGACGAAAACCGCATGGATGCCCTGACCGCCATTTCCGGCTGCGGCCCAGCTTATGTGTTCCTGATGGTGGAGGCGCTGGCGGAAGCCGCCCGTAAGCTGGGCTTCTCGGATGCCGACGCCAGCCAGCTGGCGGGCCGTACTTTTGAAGGTGCCATTGCACTGCTGGCCCACAGCGGTGAAGATCCGGCCAGCCTGCGACAGAAAGTCACCTCCAAAAAGGGCGTGACCGAGCAAGGCATCCTCAGCCTGCAGGCAGACGGCCTGGCAGAGATTGTCTGCCGCGCCGCCGAGCGGGCCCAAGCGCGCTCGGTGGAGATGGGCGCACTGCTGTCGCAAGGGGCGCAAGCATGA
- the cysE gene encoding serine O-acetyltransferase, with translation MSKDALWLSIRDEVSRTAAEEPMLASFLHMTVLRHKTLDDVVAFHLSSKLASPTMDARVLMELISEALAADPVIMQSIRADIEAVRSRDPACKDFSTPLLFFKGFQALQCYRIGNWLWRQGRHALAMHIQNRISEVFAVEIHPAARIGKGILLDHGTGFVVGETAVIEDDVSILQEVTLGGTGKESGDRHPKIRQGVLIGAGAKILGNIEVGKGAKVGAGSVVLKAVPPHVTVAGVPARVVGVCENDSPAEQMDHRIQEPLA, from the coding sequence ATGAGCAAAGATGCACTGTGGCTCAGCATACGGGATGAGGTCAGCCGTACCGCTGCCGAAGAGCCCATGCTGGCCTCTTTCCTGCACATGACCGTGTTGCGGCACAAGACGCTGGACGATGTGGTGGCCTTTCACCTCTCCAGCAAGCTGGCCAGTCCAACCATGGATGCACGGGTGCTGATGGAGTTGATCAGTGAAGCGCTGGCCGCAGACCCGGTGATCATGCAGTCCATCCGGGCTGACATTGAAGCCGTACGCAGCCGTGACCCGGCTTGCAAGGATTTCTCCACGCCGCTGCTGTTCTTCAAGGGTTTCCAGGCCTTGCAGTGCTACCGCATTGGCAACTGGCTGTGGCGGCAGGGGCGGCACGCGCTGGCCATGCACATCCAGAACCGCATTTCGGAAGTGTTTGCGGTGGAAATCCACCCGGCGGCACGCATCGGTAAAGGCATACTGCTCGATCATGGTACCGGCTTCGTGGTCGGCGAAACGGCAGTAATCGAAGACGACGTGTCCATCTTGCAGGAAGTGACACTTGGCGGCACCGGCAAGGAATCCGGTGACCGCCACCCCAAGATTCGGCAGGGGGTGCTGATCGGGGCTGGCGCCAAAATTCTTGGCAATATCGAAGTGGGCAAAGGTGCCAAGGTCGGAGCCGGCAGCGTGGTGCTGAAAGCTGTGCCGCCGCACGTTACCGTGGCAGGGGTACCGGCACGGGTGGTGGGTGTCTGTGAAAACGACAGCCCGGCTGAGCAAATGGATCACCGCATTCAGGAACCGCTGGCATGA
- a CDS encoding YggT family protein: MMQALGFILDTIIGFFILVLLLRFSLQCARASFNNPLSQFCISFTNWLVRPLRRVIPGLFGLDLATLVAALLVAWVLSLLSAWILQSTGFTLPLSVLLPFTLGLAVIKVMQVELYLLIGSAFVLCILSWTRAYHHPMAGLLNALVAPLLRPLQRVIPPVSGFDLSPLVLILVLQVILYFALPSLQQSLLRAVLL; encoded by the coding sequence ATGATGCAGGCTTTGGGATTCATCCTCGATACCATTATTGGCTTTTTCATTCTGGTGCTGCTGCTGCGGTTTTCACTGCAGTGCGCCCGCGCCTCGTTCAATAACCCGCTGTCGCAGTTCTGCATCAGCTTCACCAACTGGCTGGTACGCCCGCTGCGGCGAGTCATCCCCGGCCTGTTCGGGCTGGATCTGGCCACGCTGGTGGCCGCCTTGCTGGTGGCCTGGGTGCTGAGTCTGCTCAGTGCCTGGATTCTGCAAAGCACAGGCTTTACCTTGCCCTTGAGTGTGTTGCTGCCCTTTACGCTGGGACTGGCAGTCATCAAGGTCATGCAGGTCGAGCTGTATCTGCTGATCGGCAGCGCCTTTGTATTGTGCATCCTCAGCTGGACCCGGGCCTACCATCACCCGATGGCCGGTTTGCTTAACGCTTTGGTCGCCCCGTTGTTGCGCCCGTTGCAACGGGTGATCCCACCAGTGTCCGGCTTTGACCTCTCCCCGCTGGTGCTGATCCTGGTCCTGCAAGTGATCCTGTATTTTGCGCTGCCCTCCTTGCAGCAAAGCCTGCTGCGAGCCGTGCTGCTTTGA
- a CDS encoding DUF167 domain-containing protein, translating into MNASWLRQAAPGEWILTLHIQPGAKRSEVVGVHGEALKIRLAAPPVDGKANAALLAFLATQLNIPQRQLELLSGETSRSKRVKVSGPDETLRPRLQALVAALG; encoded by the coding sequence TTGAACGCCAGCTGGCTGCGACAGGCCGCCCCGGGGGAATGGATACTCACCCTGCACATCCAGCCCGGCGCCAAACGCAGTGAGGTGGTTGGGGTGCATGGCGAGGCGCTGAAAATCCGCCTCGCCGCCCCACCGGTTGACGGCAAGGCCAATGCGGCCCTGTTGGCCTTTCTGGCGACGCAACTGAACATCCCGCAACGCCAGCTTGAACTGCTCAGCGGTGAGACCAGCCGCAGCAAGCGGGTGAAGGTATCCGGCCCGGACGAGACGCTCCGCCCTCGTCTGCAGGCCTTGGTGGCCGCCCTGGGCTGA
- a CDS encoding FxsA family protein, whose translation MLRIALLCVLALPVLEVLGLVWLGQQIGSWVWLYMLVAMLLGWGLLKSVRLTAAWVMLQSARQQQLPVWGLLYALRQGLAGVLLIIPGMFTDVLALLLLLPWPMPQRWQASVSPSQGPAAQPADPDVLEGEFRRMD comes from the coding sequence ATGTTGCGTATTGCCCTGTTATGTGTGCTGGCCCTGCCGGTACTGGAAGTCTTGGGTCTGGTCTGGCTGGGTCAGCAGATCGGTAGCTGGGTCTGGCTGTATATGCTGGTTGCTATGCTGCTGGGGTGGGGCTTGCTGAAGAGTGTACGCCTGACGGCAGCCTGGGTCATGTTGCAGTCTGCACGTCAGCAACAATTGCCGGTATGGGGCTTGCTGTATGCCTTGCGGCAGGGTCTGGCCGGGGTGCTGCTGATCATCCCCGGCATGTTCACCGATGTACTGGCCTTGCTGCTGCTGTTGCCGTGGCCGATGCCGCAGCGCTGGCAAGCCAGTGTCAGCCCCTCGCAGGGGCCCGCCGCTCAGCCTGCTGACCCGGATGTGCTGGAAGGCGAGTTTCGCCGCATGGATTAA
- the cutA gene encoding divalent-cation tolerance protein CutA yields MTTLSTEGLLVLCNIPANADPAGIAQLLVEEQLAACINLLPPVRSVYRWQAQVVQDEETPLLIKTTHQAYPALEKRLQALHPYELPEIIAVPICKGLPTYLAWMVDSVKAFPE; encoded by the coding sequence ATGACAACACTTTCGACTGAAGGACTTCTGGTCCTGTGCAATATTCCGGCCAATGCCGACCCGGCAGGCATAGCCCAGCTTCTGGTGGAAGAGCAACTGGCGGCCTGCATCAACCTGCTGCCACCCGTTCGCTCGGTCTACCGCTGGCAAGCACAGGTGGTGCAGGATGAAGAAACGCCCTTGCTGATCAAAACCACCCACCAGGCCTACCCGGCGCTGGAAAAACGCTTGCAGGCCTTGCATCCGTATGAACTTCCGGAGATCATCGCAGTCCCTATATGCAAAGGGCTGCCGACTTACCTTGCTTGGATGGTCGATAGTGTCAAAGCGTTCCCTGAATAA